From the genome of Etheostoma spectabile isolate EspeVRDwgs_2016 chromosome 10, UIUC_Espe_1.0, whole genome shotgun sequence, one region includes:
- the LOC116696326 gene encoding neuronal acetylcholine receptor subunit alpha-7: MKFWGPCLVGFYICAAMLFKGSLQGEHQRRLYKELLANYNRLERPVVNDSAAILVELGLTLLQIIDVDEKNQVLMTNAWLQLYWTDIYLSWNPENYPGVQNLRFPSDQIWTPDILLYNSADERFDATFHTNVLVNASGYCQYIPPGILKSTCYIDVRWFPFDVQKCDLKFGSWTHNGWLLDLQMLDVDTSTYIPNGEWDLVGVPAKRNELYYECCKEPYPDVTFTVTMRRRTLYYGLNLLIPCVLISGLALLVFLLPADSGEKISLGITVLLSLTVFMLLVAEIMPATSDSVPLIAQYFASTMMIVGMSVVVTVIVLQFHHHDPQGGKMPKWVRVVLLNWCAWFLRMKQPGDERKRPVYRHTSQHRTSSLEMGTVPSLTMPLSQTSCPPCPTGTTNGSMSLYFGNYDPIESPHCPPSSDSGVALGGRAHGSLSNEAEPTGGVGSGVGGLGMGVGPGMGVSIPPPEIQRILEEVSYIAQRFRDQDKAEAICSEWKFAAAVVDRLCLVAFSLFSIICTFTILMSAPNFIEAVSKDFT; the protein is encoded by the exons GATCCCTGCAGGGAGAACACCAGAGGAGGCTGTACAAAGAGCTGCTGGCTAACTACAACCGACTGGAGAGACCTGTGGTCAATGACTCAGCAGCCATCCTGGTGGAGCTGGGCCTCACACTGCTGCAGATCATAGATGTG GATGAGAAAAATCAAGTGCTGATGACTAACGCTTGGCTGCAGCTG TACTGGACAGACATCTACCTTAGCTGGAATCCAGAAAACTACCCCGGTGTCCAGAACCTGCGATTCCCTTCAGACCAGATCTGGACTCCTGACATCCTCCTTTACAACAG TGCGGACGAGCGGTTTGATGCCACATTTCACACCAACGTACTGGTGAATGCGTCAGGTTACTGCCAGTACATCCCCCCTGGGATCTTGAAGAGCACCTGCTACATTGACGTGCGTTGGTTCCCCTTTGACGTCCAAAAGTGTGACTTGAAGTTTGGCTCCTGGACGCACAATGGCTGGCTGCTGGACCTCCAGATGCTGGATGTGGATACATCCACCTATATACCCAACGGGGAGTGGGACCTTGTGG GTGTGCCAGCCAAGCGCAATGAGCTGTACTATGAGTGCTGTAAGGAGCCCTACCCTGATGTGACATTCACAGTCACAATGCGCCGCAGGACGCTTTACTATGGCCTCAATTTGCTCATCCCATGTGTACTGATCTCTGGCTTGGCCCTGCTGGTCTTCCTGCTACCTGCCGACTCAGGAGAAAAGATTTCTCTGG GCATCACTGTGCTCCTTTCGTTAACTGTCTTCATGCTTCTGGTAGCAGAGATCATGCCTGCCACATCGGACTCTGTTCCTCTCATCG CCCAGTACTTTGCCAGCACCATGATGATAGTGGGAATGTCTGTGGTGGTAACAGTTATAGTCCTGCAGTTTCACCATCATGACCCTCAGGGAGGCAAGATGCCCAAGTGG GTTCGTGTGGTTCTGCTGAACTGGTGTGCCTGGTTTCTCCGTATGAAACAACCTGGCGATGAGCGCAAGCGGCCTGTTTACCGTCACACCTCCCAGCACCGCACCAGCTCTCTAGAGATGGGCACTGTACCAAGCCTCACTATGCCCCTCTCACAGACATCCTGCCCACCTTGCCCCACAGGCACCACCAACGGTTCCATGAGCCTCTACTTCGGCAATTACGACCCCATAGAAAGCCCACACTGCCCACCTTCTAGCGACTCCGGAGTAGCACTAGGAGGACGTGCCCATGGCTCCCTCAGTAATGAGGCTGAGCCCACTGGAGGAGTTGGCAGTGGTGTCGGAGGCCTGGGGATGGGAGTTGGACCTGGTATGGGAGTCAGCATTCCCCCACCAGAGATCCAACGCATCTTGGAGGAGGTGTCGTACATAGCCCAGCGGTTCCGTGACCAGGACAAGGCTGAGGCCATCTGCAGTGAGTGGAAATTTGCAGCAGCGGTGGTGGACCGGCTGTGCCTGGTggccttctctctcttctccatcaTTTGTACCTTTACCATCCTTATGTCAGCACCCAACTTCATAGAGGCCGTCTCCAAGGACTTCACATAG